One genomic window of Lytechinus variegatus isolate NC3 chromosome 1, Lvar_3.0, whole genome shotgun sequence includes the following:
- the LOC121426032 gene encoding vesicle-fusing ATPase-like, whose translation MSREMKAVRCPTDQLSLTNRAVVSDRDAYARVDYVQIQATPGPSYVFAIITHPDVKVGEMGFSLPQRKWARISIDQPIQAAPYRFDPSCQYLSSITVEVDFLQKKNITNEAFDSDKMAQDFLGSFDRVAFTVEQQLVCSFYNKKLMGLVVKSVEILDPAILKGGKPSARRNKEVRIGVLTQNTQVTFEKADGSALNLIGRSKGQSANQSIINPDWDFKKMGIGGLDQEFSDIFRRAFASRVFPQEFVEQIGAQHVKGILLYGPPGTGKTLMARTIGKMLNSREPQIINGPEILNKFVGESEANIRKLFAAAEEEQKKMGNNSGLHIIIFDEIDAICKQRGSMSGSTGVHDTVVNQLLSKIDGVEQLNNVLLIGMTNRKDLIDDALLRPGRLEVQMEIGLPNEEGRIQIIEIYLAKMKENNKLSKDVDTAELATLTKNYSGAEIAGLVRAAQSMAMNSLITASSKVEVDYEKAENMQVSREHFMHAMDTDIKPAFGVSSENFDKFILNGIIDWGESVQRVLADGELVVKQTKASDRVPLASMLMSGRAGSGKTALAAKLALESGFPFIKICSPEDMVGFSESAKCQAIKKIFEDAYKSQVSCVVVDDIERLLDYVPIGPRFSNLVLQALLVLLKKAPPKGRKLLIIGTTSSHDVLEEMKMTDIFNTQIRVHSLTTSDHIVKVLEELKAFTPEERDRIRTKTQGKSLLIGIKKLLVLLEIVRQTEPSYRVPKFLALMEEEGGLEMS comes from the exons TTATGTACAGATCCAGGCAACTCCAGGGCCAAGCTATGTATTTGCTATAATAACACATCCAGATGTAAAAGTTGGAGAAATGGGATTCAGTCTTCCCCAG AGGAAATGGGCTAGAATATCAATAGACCAACCAATTCAAG CTGCCCCATATCGATTTGATCCAAGTTGCCAGTACTTGAGTTCTATCACAGTGGAGGTCGATTTCTTGCAAAAGAAAAA CATCACCAATGAAGCTTTTGACTCGGACAAAATGGCGCAAGATTTCTTGGGGTCATTTGATCGTGTGGCATTCACAGTGGAACAACAGCTGGTCTGCTCATTCTACAACAAGAAACTGATGGGACTGGTTGTCAAATCTGTAGAAA TCCTTGATCCTGCTATCTTGAAGGGAGGAAAGCCTTCAGCCAGAAGGAACAAG GAAGTAAGGATTGGTGTCCTAACCCAGAACACACAAGTTACCTTCGAGAAGGCAGATGGTTCTGCACTAAACCTCATTGGCAGATCAAAGGG TCAATCAgcgaatcaatcaatcatcaaccCTGACTGGGATTTCAAGAAGATGGGCATTGGTGGATTAGATCAG GAATTTTCAGATATCTTCAGGAGAGCTTTTGCTTCCCGAGTTTTTCCACAAGAATTTGTGGAACAAATAG GTGCTCAGCATGTGAAAGGTATATTACTGTATGGACCACCAG GTACGGGTAAGACTCTGATGGCTAGAACTATAGGAAAGATGTTGAACTCAAGGGAACCTCAGATTATCAACGGTCCAGAGATCCTTAACAAGTTTGTAGGAGAGTCAGAGGCTAACATCAGAAAACTATTTGCTGCTGCAGAAGAGGAACagaaaaag ATGGGGAATAACAGTGGACtccatataattatttttgatgaaattgatgcCATATGTAAGCAGAGAGGTTCAATG TCTGGAAGCACCGGTGTCCATGATACTGTAGTCAACCAGCTCCTGTCAAAGATTGATGGTGTTGAACAACTCAATAATGTTCTTCTCATCG GTATGACAAACAGGAAAGATCTGATAGACGATGCCTTGCTTAGGCCAGGTAGATTAGAGGTTCAAATGGAAATCG GTTTGCCGAATGAGGAAGGGCGTATCCAAATCATAGAGATCTATCTTGCcaagatgaaagaaaacaataagCTGAGTAAAGACGTGGATACTGCGGAACTTGCCACGCTGACCAAGAATTACAGCGGTGCTGAGATTGCAGGATTGGTCAGGGCAGCTCAGTCTATGGCTATGAATAGCCTCATTACG gcATCCTCTAAGGTTGAGGTTGATTATGAAAAGGCTGAGAATATGCAGGTTTCAAGAGAACACTTTATGCATGCCATGGATACAGACATCAAACCA gcTTTTGGTGTGAgtagtgaaaattttgacaagtttaTCTTGAATGGGATCATTGACTGGGGAGAATCCGTCCAGAGGGTGTTGGCCGACGGAGAGCTTGTGGTCAAGCAGACCAAGGCCAGCGACCGGGTACCACTGGCCAGTATGCTCATGTCAG GAAGGGCTGGTAGTGGAAAGACAGCTTTAGCAGCCAAGCTTGCATTGGAGTCTGGCTTCCCATTCATAAAGATCTGTTCACCAGAAGACATGGTTGGATTCTCAGAATCAGCAAAATGTCAAGCCATAAAGAAA ATCTTTGAGGATGCATACAAGTCTCAGGTCAGTTGTGTGGTGGTAGATGACATTGAAAGATTGCTTG ATTATGTTCCCATTGGACCTCGTTTCTCAAATCTGGTATTGCAAGCTCTCCTAGTACTCTTGAAGAAAGCCCCACCGAAG GGTCGTAAGCTCCTTATCATTGGTACTACAAGCAGCCATGATGTACTAGAAGAGATGAAGATGACTGATATCTTCAATACCCAGATCAGAGTACACAGTCTTACTACAAGTGATCACATTGTCAAAGTATTAGAG GAGCTGAAAGCCTTCACACCTGAGGAAAGGGACAGGATCAGGACCAAGACCCAAGGCAAATCCCTACTGATTGGTATCAAGAAGCTCCTAGTCCTCTTGGAGATTGTCAGACAGACAGAACCATCCTACAGAGTACCCAAGTTCCTGGCGCTGATGGAGGAAGAGGGAGG GTTAGAGATGTCATAA